One window from the genome of Lachancea thermotolerans CBS 6340 chromosome B complete sequence encodes:
- the EFG1 gene encoding Efg1p (similar to uniprot|P53328 YGR272C Saccharomyces cerevisiae Hypothetical ORF) yields the protein MDRKQRRRTNKSAGAPIQLARVLGSGSNKIKRKIRDIERLLQKKKDVLPDTVLIEKERALEALRLELHNAEQRVKIQNNAKKYHMVRFFERKKALRRYTKSVKEGDADAVRERSIDLCYVVNFPKTEKYIALYPSEESESRDTDDKKGVAKTEARRAQFRDLVAAKMDAGTLPVPLKDILKGKKLDRDDTGVQLETGESRASKEASISESEKEDEDEDDFFE from the coding sequence ATGGACAGGAAACAGAGGAGAAGGACAAACAAAAGTGCTGGAGCGCCGATCCAACTCGCGCGCGTGTTGGGGTCAGGCTCCAACAAGATAAAAAGGAAAATCCGTGACATTGAGCGCCTGCtgcaaaagaaaaaggacgTCCTCCCTGATACTGTTCTGATCGAGAAAGAGCGTGCACTCGAAGCGCTGCGACTTGAACTACATAACGCGGAGCAGCGTGTCAAGATCCAGAACAACGCCAAGAAATATCATATGGTGAGGTTTTTTGAGCGCAAGAAGGCGCTAAGGCGATACACCAAATCTGTGAAGGAAGGAGATGCCGATGCGGTTCGTGAAAGGTCCATCGATCTTTGCTATGTCGTCAATTTcccaaaaactgaaaagTACATTGCGCTTTACCCctctgaagaaagcgaGTCTCGCGACACCGACGACAAGAAGGGCGTGGCCAAGACCGAGGCCAGAAGAGCTCAGTTTCGTGATCTTGTCGCGGCGAAAATGGACGCAGGCACCTTGCCTGTtcctttgaaagacatTCTCAAAGGCAAAAAGCTGGACCGCGACGATACCGGCGTCCAATTGGAGACCGGGGAAAGCCGCGCTTCCAAGGAAGCTTCAATCTCTGAGTCTGAAaaggaggacgaggacgaagacgacTTCTTTGAGTAA
- a CDS encoding Zn(II)2Cys6 transcription factor (weakly similar to uniprot|P39961 Saccharomyces cerevisiae YER184C Hypothetical ORF) translates to MKVSKDTKKPAERAARACLNCRRRKVKCSGQSPCANCRNYNCACTYAVSEAQPQQEHCFNHPRDVTRMIGRMEKSLESLDELLHNNSESCAVLSEMSAKIEHLKSLLDTGINAKWVTAYRGEKSLEYEITYRNHSLFRRYQPSISNLKSASGTTYELYSPIMSLSVKGVSSVMHKLLSYADNEAARETFYLFLKSFDAANTFYLTSAAFWSMPLSTNLNQFSSAPARGTTPLRLLVSQIPAELWPSPEAREKVDLTNATQACCELVRVLEKHYRINGDLPFGDGNLHSFVQFVGMDQLITTACAELLTRSTLSEFLSIEYADALLSFLECKTALETSDRLCKIAAIAVRMLIDLGLDRWEYYVSVDEHTANRRRKLWWRAYWWDRLLSCYSGRAPKVNDAHVTCLFPREVMALGIDDSMDHTTILENIPKSGTDLEAVMLAAYLAAGRHTSYMFTNVLHARRFTHYKLHSDVGVAASDLIEELNVEVDGILRFQARLDAQIGPYREALTAHPIYQPVLPHLACVSLCLLLAVENLIRRVREAVATARPLPAAKSLARCRNQTLDSARALLVDVAHCKTLRQFLADKLASTVAFLVAVDHFIHGEPNAVDPALLALICSFAHQLTRFSVTHKSEGDEGAHTELRYPSSILLVLARICLQIHNARHSPSGADTLSSALAEVLPAITVPEVRATVAELLTVTSRIWRPVLSCKDVSAYHGAILRHLDSGDPAVAETARSAGSSFTRTDSVDQHADANRGGSAMGTAAAADVDDGPTDRGHVYQSTAFDAQLLELEALLDFSRLPDLASVLCDYAGNSEAPADL, encoded by the coding sequence ATGAAAGTGAGTAAAGACACCAAGAAGCCAGCCGAAAGAGCCGCACGAGCATGCTTGAACTGTCGAAGACGCAAGGTGAAGTGCAGTGGGCAGTCGCCATGCGCCAACTGCCGGAACTACAACTGTGCCTGTACCTACGCGGTCAGCGAGGCACAGCCACAACAAGAACACTGCTTTAACCATCCTCGAGACGTGACCAGAATGATAGGACGCATGGAAAAGTCTCTTGAGAGtctcgatgagcttttgcaCAACAACAGCGAGTCGTGTGCGGTACTGAGCGAAATGTCCGCCAAGATCGAGCATCTCAAGTCGCTGCTCGACACTGGGATTAATGCGAAGTGGGTTACCGCGTACCGAGGCGAGAAGAGTTTGGAGTACGAGATCACGTACCGGAACCACTCACTCTTCAGAAGATATCAGCCGTCGATCTCGAACCTTAAAAGCGCGTCAGGGACCACGTACGAGCTATACTCGCCCATTATGTCTCTTTCAGTCAAAGGTGTCTCGAGCGTGATGCACAAGCTGCTGTCATATGCGGATAACGAGGCTGCGCGTGAGACGTTTTATCTATTCTTGAAGTCATTTGACGCGGCAAACACGTTCTATCTGACCAGCGCTGCGTTCTGGTCGATGCCGCTATCCACGAACCTCAACCAGTTTTCAAGTGCGCCGGCTCGAGGCACAACGCCGCTGCGACTGCTTGTGTCACAAATTCCTGCGGAGCTATGGCCGTCGCCCGAGGCCCGCGAAAAGGTAGATCTCACGAACGCAACGCAGGCATGTTGCGAACTCGTGCGTGTGCTCGAGAAGCACTATCGCATCAACGGCGATTTGCCGTTTGGCGACGGAAACCTGCATAGCTTTGTGCAATTTGTTGGCATGGACCAACTGATCACCACAGCGTGCGCGGAGCTTTTGACACGTAGCACGCTGTCCGAATTTCTCAGCATAGAATATGCGGACGCGCTCTTGTCTTTCCTCGAGTGCAAGACTGCGCTCGAAACCTCTGACCGCCTGTGCAAGATTGCAGCGATTGCAGTGCGTATGCTCATAGACCTGGGACTCGACCGCTGGGAATACTATGTTAGCGTCGACGAGCACACCGCAAACCGCCGCCGCAAGCTGTGGTGGCGTGCGTACTGGTGGGACCGTCTACTCTCGTGTTACAGTGGCCGCGCACCTAAGGTCAACGATGCGCACGTTACATGCTTGTTTCCCCGCGAGGTCATGGCATTGGGGATAGACGACTCTATGGACCACACTACaatcttggaaaacattCCCAAGAGCGGAACGGATCTTGAAGCCGTCATGCTCGCCGCGTACCTAGCTGCGGGAAGGCACACTTCCTATATGTTTACGAACGTGCTTCACGCGCGACGTTTCACACACTACAAATTGCATTCTGACGTCGGCGTCGCTGCTTCGGACCTGatcgaagagctgaacGTGGAAGTTGATGGCATACTGCGGTTCCAGGCGCGCTTGGACGCGCAGATCGGCCCCTACCGCGAGGCGCTTACCGCACACCCCATTTATCAGCCAGTGCTGCCGCACCTTGCCTGTGTTTCCCTGTGTCTTTTACTTGCCGTCGAAAACCTAATTCGCCGCGTGCGTGAAGCCGTGGCGACGGCGCGTCCGCTGCCGGCGGCCAAGTCCCTAGCGCGCTGCCGCAACCAAACGCTCGATTCCGCGCGTGCCCTACTCGTCGACGTCGCGCACTGCAAAACTCTGCGCCAATTTCTTGCCGACAAGCTTGCCTCAACAGTCGCTTTCCTAGTGGCTGTGGACCACTTCATCCACGGCGAACCCAATGCCGTCGATCCAGCGTTGCTCGCCTTGATCTGCAGCTTTGCCCACCAGCTCACAAGGTTTTCGGTCACGCACAAAAGCGAGGGTGATGAAGGCGCACATACAGAGCTGCGCTACCCGAGCTCTATCCTACTGGTACTAGCGCGGATCTGCTTGCAGATCCACAATGCACGACACAGCCCCTCCGGTGCCGATACATTGAGCAGCGCGCTTGCCGAAGTCCTACCAGCCATAACAGTGCCTGAAGTGCGCGCGACTGTTGCCGAGCTGCTTACTGTAACTTCGCGTATCTGGCGACCGGTGTTAAGCTGCAAGGACGTTTCTGCATACCATGGCGCGATTCTGCGCCACTTGGATAGCGGCGACCCCGCCGTCGCAGAAACAGCGCGCAGCGCTGGAAGCAGCTTCACACGCACAGATAGCGTCGACCAGCACGCCGATGCCAACCGCGGTGGTAGCGCAATGGGcaccgccgccgcggcTGACGTGGACGACGGTCCTACAGATCGCGGTCACGTGTATCAGTCCACCGCGTTTGATGCTCAGCTACTGGAGCTCGAGGCGCTGTTGGACTTCAGCAGACTGCCGGACCTGGCGTCCGTGCTGTGCGATTACGCAGGCAACAGTGAGGCCCCCGCGGACCTTTGA
- a CDS encoding RTA1 domain-containing protein (similar to uniprot|P40100 Saccharomyces cerevisiae YER185W Hypothetical ORF and to YGR213C uniprot|P53047 Saccharomyces cerevisiae YGR213C RTA1 involved in 7-aminocholesterol resistance): MSATVKEKVMFAATVSLKPSSYTAANGTIVHYLQRPYYTYTPTVGGAAVFAVLFGISLVVLSVQLWQYSKQRTSMERQIMADGSVSRDQTEDVESHDDGGLGLAAPAAVQPCSNARLIGKFVPLMVGIAVEIGGYAARIASRNDLYSIGPYVAQAVMLLVAPALMAATIYMNFGRLLTLLRATQLSIVPARFNTTIFVMGDILSFVLQGAGGGILGASDNHQLGSNIVIGGLAIQVFVFGFFVATEVRFLMCARRMSPVAYRISRHWKVLNINLFVSSLLILARSIVRLVEFAQGFNGYIMEHEWFIYVFDAVPMFLVVVSFIVFFNNGNLFRVEFECTSMISDSRKYSMDTMTGCIDK; this comes from the coding sequence ATGTCAGCGACAGTTAAGGAAAAAGTGATGTTCGCAGCGACGGTGTCGCTAAAGCCATCGTCATACACGGCAGCAAACGGCACCATAGTACACTACTTACAGAGGCCGTATTATACGTACACACCGACTGTGGGGGGTGCAGCCGTATTCGCAGTGCTGTTCGGCATTTCACTGGTTGTTTTGAGCGTGCAGTTGTGGCAGTACTCCAAGCAGCGCACGTCTATGGAGCGGCAGATTATGGCGGACGGATCCGTATCGCGCGACCAGACGGAGGATGTTGAGTCACATGATGATGGCGGTCTCGGGCTCGCCGCACCAGCAGCGGTGCAGCCCTGCTCGAACGCGCGACTCATCGGAAAGTTCGTGCCACTGATGGTTGGGATCGCCGTGGAAATTGGGGGATACGCCGCACGCATTGCGTCACGAAATGACTTGTACTCAATTGGCCCCTATGTGGCGCAAGCAGTCATGCTGCTGGTCGCGCCCGCACTCATGGCCGCAACCATATACATGAACTTTGGCCGACTGCTAACATTGTTGCGTGCGACGCAACTGTCAATAGTGCCCGCGCGCTTCAACACTACTATTTTCGTAATGGGTGATATACTCAGTTTCGTGCTTCAGGGCGCCGGCGGAGGCATTCTGGGCGCCTCTGACAACCACCAGCTTGGATCCAACATCGTCATTGGTGGACTGGCTATTCAGGTCTTTGTGTTCGGGTTTTTCGTGGCCACAGAAGTGCGTTTTCTCATGTGCGCAAGGCGTATGTCACCCGTGGCTTACCGTATTTCACGCCATTGGAAGGTGCTAAACATCAACCTCTTTGTTAGCAGCTTACTGATTCTCGCGCGTTCTATTGTGCGGCTTGTCGAGTTCGCCCAGGGGTTCAACGGGTACATCATGGAGCACGAATGGTTCATCTACGTCTTCGACGCGGTGCCCATGTTCCTCGTCGTAGTGTCATTCATCGTGTTCTTCAACAATGGAAACCTATTCAGAGTCGAATTCGAGTGCACTTCGATGATCTCTGACTCGCGCAAGTATTCAATGGACACTATGACTGGGTGTATAGATAAATAG
- a CDS encoding DUF2406 domain-containing protein (similar to uniprot|Q03559 YMR295C Saccharomyces cerevisiae Protein of unknown function) has product MGLFRKSSNASTGAGHLHAPDTKLTKEDREHFKLRASSVHDPVLEAVQEAQPFEQAADVSQDDPNRKSYYSGDGPDHLTRDVFGQPIQQPDISNPMRARDERPLDTIRGFEYSISGDPSWGQRLETHQYGFRVRPDFPQFGNSGDAMAASGPGGMPSSQFMMQEQAIYSAPAPGSALNPSKKKKKRGLFGRKKDTAE; this is encoded by the coding sequence ATGGGACTCTTCAGAAAGTCCAGCAACGCATCCACGGGTGCTGGCCATCTACACGCGCCAGACACGAAGCTTACCAAGGAAGACCGCGAGCacttcaagctcagagCCTCCTCGGTGCACGACCCCGTTCTTGAGGCCGTGCAGGAGGCCCAGCCCTTCGAGCAGGCCGCGGACGTGTCGCAGGACGATCCGAACCGCAAGTCGTACTATTCCGGCGATGGCCCCGACCATCTAACGCGCGACGTCTTCGGGCAGCCCATTCAGCAGCCCGACATCTCGAACCCCATGCGCGCGCGTGACGAGCGTCCGCTTGACACCATTCGCGGATTTGAGTACTCCATTTCTGGCGACCCATCCTGGGGTCAGCGTCTCGAGACGCACCAGTATGGCTTCCGCGTAAGGCCCGACTTTCCACAGTTTGGCAACTCGGGCGACGCAATGGCCGCCAGTGGCCCTGGCGGTATGCCCTCCTCGCAATTTATGATGCAGGAGCAAGCTATCTActcggcgccggcgccgggCTCCGCTTTGAATccttccaaaaagaagaagaagcgtGGCCTGTTTGGCCGCAAGAAAGACACCGCTGAATAG
- the SLH1 gene encoding RNA helicase (highly similar to uniprot|P53327 Saccharomyces cerevisiae YGR271W SLH1 SKI2-like helicase) yields MSTQYSIDSVRSYMDAMSTMVSAAQNFKLGENIAVAPEIDNEIEKSKDESYVQLTTLSQDRNEWDDIFDSFGELSRANVTNAIESAIAEDSSSVTNELKSYMKGINSSEMDEETLLETLLLLLQSENQDSLQSELLDLLGDENIEFISFLVQNREELISIPPEEIKIALKFENSDGDFLTHREIRKQYLKNAKDAKNTELNPLQKQAEYPHVFRKSEVGSSFALSFTGQKFALPVGTTRSSFATREEIIIPAAEAGLRNSMRFKNIVIKDLDVFCTSVFTYETLNAIQSLVYPVAYETNENMLICAPTGAGKTDIALLTILNTVKQFSEVDQKGNIDIEYDSFKVVYVAPLKALAAEIVEKFSKRLAVFDMKVRELTGDMQLTKAEILETQVIVTTPEKWDVVTRKANGDNDLVSKIKLLIIDEVHLLHEDRGSVIETLVARTLRQVERSQSMIRILGLSATLPNFIDVADFLGVNRQIGMFYFDQSFRPKPLEQQLLGCRGKAGSKQARENIDNTAYEKMVDMIQRGAQVMVFVHSRKETVRSARNFISIATSHHEIDLFTEASSIREFYQKEMTKNKDKDVKELFQSGFGVHHAGMSRSDRNLTERMFKDGAINVLICTATLAWGVNLPADVVIIKGTQVYDSKKGGFTDLGISDVIQIFGRAGRPGFGSSNGTGILCTSSDRLDDYVSLITQQHPIESKLATKLVDNLNAEISLGSVTNVEEGIQWLGYTYLYVRMRKNPFSYGINWDEIRDDPQLYERRKNMIISAARRLHTLQMIVFDEVSLHFIPKDLGRISSDFYLLNESVEIFNQLCNPSATEADVLSMISMSSEFDNMKFREEEATELSRLMDNAAQCQIGGEVESAQGKTNILLQSYISRTRIFDSALSSDSNYVAQNSIRICRALFLVGVNRRWGNFAKVMLDVCKSIEKRLWAFDHPLCQFELPEPVIRQLRDKNPSMESLLDLESEELGDLVHNRKVGHKLYSILSRFPRLEISADIFPITTNVMRIHVALTPAFIWDMRIHGNAQFFWLFVEESDKSQILHVEKLILNKRQMSNPHEMDFMIPLSDPLPPQVVVKVVSDIWIGSESTQVISFQHLIRPHNETLQTKLQRLRPLPTSAMKNPLLEQIYPFRYFNPMQTMIFHTLYNTNESVFVGSPTGSGKTVVAELAMWHAFKEYPGSKIVYIAPMKALVRERVTDWRKRVTPVTGDKVIELTGDSLPDPRDVKDATIIITTPEKFDGISRNWQTRKFVQEVSLIIMDEIHLLASDRGPILEMIVSRMNYVASQTKRPVRLLGMSTAVSNAYDMGGWLGVKDNGLYNFSSSVRPVPLKMYIDGFPDNLAFCPLMKTMNKPAFMAIKQHSPDKPVLIFVASRRQTRLTALDLIHLCGMESNPRRFLNIDDEGELQYYLSQVSDETLKLSLQFGIGLHHAGLVEKDRYISHELFQKNKIQVLVATSTLAWGVNLPAHLVIIKGTQFFDAKIEGYRDMDLTDILQMMGRAGRPAFDTSGTAIVYTKQAKKMFYKHFLNIGFPVESSLHKVLDDHLGAEIASGSIANKQEAMDFLSWTFLFRRAHHNPTYYGIMEDTSAAGINKHLSNLIDDTLKNLEESSCVALRGNEIEALPFLSISSYYYISHKTIRQLLKHIKNTASFQEVLKWLSLAFEFNELPVRNGEIIMNVEMSAQSRYSVESTFVGEDELPMWDPHVKAFLLLQAYFSRVDLPIADYHQDTISVLDQALRILQAYADVAGELGYYSTVLTIIKAMQCVKQGCWYEDDPVSLLPGVGLKRITDCEFSETGFPLEKSHSMNLDKIGRLKFKQLEQVARKLNVEKEKIKDFIGECQKLPVLDNIRVEPQSDPNELVITAVHANPRHNRNFEVYCERFPKTQKELWFVIGYQGEELMMVKRFQPRRKNNGVAISGEFVVAEELHGQTLRFTIINDALDIKYDFEHTLAR; encoded by the coding sequence ATGTCGACACAGTACTCGATAGACTCGGTGAGGTCTTACATGGATGCTATGAGCACCATGGTTTCAGCGGCGCAGAACTTCAAATTAGGTGAAAATATTGCTGTTGCTCCAGAAATTGACAACGAGATTGAAAAGTCGAAAGACGAGTCCTACGTGCAATTGACTACGCTTTCTCAAGATAGAAATGAATGGGATGATATTTTCGATAGCTTCGGTGAACTTTCCAGGGCCAACGTCACAAACGCAATTGAAAGCGCGATTGCTGAAGATTCCTCAAGCGTGACAAATGAATTGAAATCTTATATGAAGGGAATAAACTCATCAGAAATGGATGAGGAAACGCTGTTGGAAACGcttttgcttctgcttcaaagtGAAAATCAGGACTCTCTTCAGAGCGAGCTTTTAGATCTTTTGGGGGATGAAAATATCGAGTTTATTTCATTCCTTGTCCAAAATCGTGAGGAACTTATTTCAATACCACCCgaagagatcaaaattGCTCTCAAGTTTGAGAACAGTGATGGTGATTTTCTCACTCATCGCGAAATCCGCAAACAGTATTTAAAAAATGCTAAAGATGCCAAAAATACCGAGCTCAatcctcttcaaaaacaagcagaGTACCCACATGTTTTCCGAAAATCTGAGGTTGGCTCAAGTTTTGCGCTTTCTTTCACAGGTCAAAAGTTTGCCTTGCCTGTCGGCACAACAAGATCATCGTTTGCGACGCGTGAAGAAATCATAATTCCGGCTGCCGAAGCAGGCCTGCGAAATTCAAtgagattcaaaaatattgtGATTAAAGACTTGGATGTGTTTTGCACCTCAGTGTTTACTTACGAAACCTTGAATGCAATACAATCCTTAGTTTACCCCGTTGCATACGAAACAAATGAAAACATGCTCATTTGTGCTCCAACAGGGGCTGGTAAAACTGACATTGCATTACTGACTATTCTTAACACAGTCAAACAGTTTTCAGAAGTTGATCAGAAGGGAAACATTGATATTGAATACGATTCGTTCAAGGTTGTTTACGTTGCACCTTTGAAGGCTCTGGCAGCCGAAATTGTCGAAAAGTTTAGTAAAAGActtgcagtttttgatatgAAAGTTCGTGAGCTCACAGGTGATATGCAGTTAACGAAAGCTGAAATCCTGGAAACTCAAGTGATTGTAACAACACCTGAGAAGTGGGATGTCGTAACGCGCAAAGCAAACGGTGATAATGATTTAGTCTCGAAAATTAAGCTGCTCATTATTGATGAGGTTCACCTACTTCACGAAGACAGAGGTTCCGTTATAGAAACTTTAGTTGCGCGTACACTACGTCAAGTCGAAAGATCGCAGTCTATGATAAGAATTTTAGGTCTCTCGGCAACTTTACCTAATTTCATTGACGTAGCAGACTTTCTTGGGGTCAATAGGCAAATCGGCATGTTTTATTTTGACCAGTCCTTTCGTCCCAAGCCCTtagagcagcagcttcttggctgCAGGGGCAAAGCCGGAAGCAAACAAGCGAGGGAAAACATTGATAATACGGCGTATGAAAAAATGGTGGATATGATACAGCGTGGTGCCCAGGTAATGGTTTTTGTTCACTCAAGAAAGGAGACAGTTAGGAGTGCAAGAAACTTTATTTCGATAGCCACTTCTCATCATGAGATTGATCTATTCACAGAGGCTTCTTCAATTCGGGAGTTTTATCAGAAAGAAATGACCAAAAATAAGGATAAAGACGTTAAGGAGCTCTTTCAATCAGGCTTTGGCGTCCATCATGCTGGTATGTCGAGATCAGATCGTAATCTCACGGAACGAATGTTCAAAGATGGCGCAATCAACGTCTTAATCTGTACTGCCACTTTAGCATGGGGTGTCAACTTACCTGCTGATGTTGTTATTATAAAAGGCACACAAGTTTACGACTCCAAGAAGGGTGGCTTCACTGACCTGGGCATATCTGACGTTattcaaatttttggacGTGCTGGAAGACCGGGATTTGGTTCTTCAAACGGGACAGGTATCCTCTGCACTAGTAGCGACCGTTTGGATGATTACGTTTCCCTAATAACACAACAACATCCTATTGAATCAAAGCTAGCAACAAAGCTAGTTGACAACTTAAACGCAGAAATTTCTCTTGGGAGCGTTACCAACGTCGAAGAAGGAATTCAATGGCTGGGCTACACATACCTCTATGTTCGCATGAGGAAAAATCCTTTTAGCTATGGTATAAACTGGGATGAAATCAGGGACGACCCCCAACTTTacgaaagaagaaaaaacatGATAATAAGCGCTGCAAGAAGACTGCATACTCTTCAAATGATTGTGTTCGATGAAGTTTCCTTACATTTCATACCCAAAGACTTGGGACGCATTTCGTCTGACTTTTATCTACTTAATGAATCCGTTGAGATATTCAATCAACTATGCAATCCTAGCGCGACTGAAGCCGACGTACTATCAATGATAAGCATGAGCAGCGAGTTTGATAATATGAAGTTTCGAGAAGAGGAGGCTACCGAGCTATCACGACTAATGGATAACGCTGCCCAATGTCAGATAGGGGGCGAAGTCGAGTCAGCTCAAGGAAAAACCAATATCCTGCTGCAAAGTTATATATCGCGTACTCGCATATTCGACTCTGCTTTGTCTTCCGATTCTAATTATGTTGCTCAAAACTCGATAAGAATTTGCAGGGCCCTCTTTTTAGTTGGTGTTAACAGGAGGTGGGGCAATTTTGCAAAAGTGATGTTGGACGTTTGCAAATCAATAGAGAAGCGGTTGTGGGCTTTCGACCACCCACTGTGCCAGTTTGAATTACCCGAACCTGTCATAAGACAACTACGAGACAAGAATCCCTCCATGGAAAGTCTACTGGATCTTGAGTCAGAGGAGTTGGGAGATCTCGTCCACAACAGAAAAGTTGGACACAAACTGTATTCAATTTTGAGCCGTTTTCCAAGACTTGAAATATCTGCAGATATTTTCCCAATCACAACAAATGTCATGCGCATTCATGTGGCTCTCACTCCTGCCTTCATTTGGGATATGAGAATCCATGGTAATGCCCAGTTTTTTTGGCTGTTTGTCGAAGAATCAGATAAATCACAGATTCTACATGTTGAGAAATTAATTCTGAATAAACGCCAGATGAGTAATCCCCACGAAATGGACTTTATGATTCCGCTTTCTGACCCGCTACCTCCTCAGGTTGTTGTGAAAGTCGTTTCTGACATATGGATCGGGAGCGAGTCCACACAAGTCATCTCTTTCCAGCATCTTATCAGGCCGCATAACGAAACTTTGCAAACTAAATTACAGAGACTAAGACCACTGCCAACTTCGGCAATGAAGAACCCATTGCTAGAACAAATTTATCCATTCAGATACTTCAATCCCATGCAGACAATGATTTTCCACACACTTTACAACACCAATGAAAGCGTCTTTGTTGGGTCTCCCACCGGTTCCGGTAAGACAGTAGTTGCAGAGCTAGCGATGTGGCACGCCTTCAAAGAATATCCCGGAAGCAAAATTGTATATATTGCTCCAATGAAAGCTTTGGTTAGAGAACGTGTCACCGATTGGAGGAAGCGTGTAACGCCAGTCACAGGAGACAAAGTTATAGAATTGACTGGTGACTCTTTGCCTGATCCTAGAGATGTGAAAGACGCTACAATCATAATCACCACTCCCGAAAAATTTGACGGTATATCACGTAATTGGCAAACACGTaaatttgttcaagaagtgTCATTGATCATCATGGATGAAATTCACCTTTTGGCAAGTGATCGCGGTCCTATCTTAGAGATGATCGTTAGCCGTATGAATTATGTGGCATCCCAAACAAAGCGCCCTGTTCGATTACTTGGTATGTCAACAGCCGTTTCAAACGCCTACGATATGGGTGGATGGTTAGGCGTGAAAGACAATGGCCTATACAATTTCTCCTCAAGTGTCCGTCCTGttcctttgaaaatgtACATTGATGGGTTTCCTGACAACCTTGCCTTCTGCCCGCTAATGAAAACGATGAACAAACCAGCGTTCATGGCGATCAAGCAGCATTCACCTGACAAGCCCGTCTTGATCTTTGTCGCTTCTCGTCGGCAAACAAGATTGACAGCTCTTGATTTGATCCATCTTTGCGGAATGGAAAGTAATCCTAgaagatttttgaatattGACGACGAGGGTGAGCTCCAATATTACTTGTCACAGGTTTCCGACGAGACGCTTAAGCTCTCTTTGCAATTTGGGATTGGTTTGCATCATGCTGGTCTTGTGGAGAAAGATCGTTATATTTCTCAcgagctctttcaaaaaaataagaTTCAAGTCTTAGTAGCAACTTCTACATTGGCTTGGGGTGTGAATTTGCCTGCTCATTTGGTGATTATAAAGGGAACTCAATTTTTCGATGCCAAAATAGAGGGCTACCGTGATATGGACCTGACTGACATCTTACAGATGATGGGGAGAGCAGGTAGACCTGCTTTTGACACATCAGGAACTGCCATTGTTTACACAAAGcaagcaaagaaaatgTTCTACAAGCATTTTCTGAACATTGGTTTCCCCGTCGAATCGTCACTACACAAGGTTTTGGATGATCACTTGGGTGCAGAAATTGCGTCTGGATCCATTGCCAACAAACAGGAAGCCATGGACTTTTTAAGCTGGACCTTTTTGTTTAGAAGAGCCCACCATAACCCGACTTATTACGGGATTATGGAAGACACAAGCGCCGCAGGGATCAATAAGCATTTGAGCAACTTAATAGACGACACTCTAAAGAATCTAGAGGAATCAAGCTGTGTTGCTTTGAGGGGTAACGAAATAGAAGCATTACCTTTCTTGAGCATCTCCTCGTACTACTACATTTCACACAAGACAATTCGTCAATTACTGAAacacatcaaaaacacGGCTTCATTCCAGGAGGTTCTAAAATGGCTATCGCTAGCTTTTGAATTCAATGAGCTTCCTGTGAGAAATGGAGAAATCATCATGAATGTTGAAATGTCAGCACAGTCGCGTTATTCTGTGGAGAGCACCTTTGTCGGCGAAGATGAGCTTCCTATGTGGGATCCACATGTCAAAGCATTCCTCTTACTTCAAGCCTACTTCAGTCGTGTGGACCTTCCTATTGCGGACTATCATCAAGATACCATTTCTGTATTGGATCAGGCGTTGCGTATTTTGCAAGCTTACGCTGACGTAGCAGGCGAGCTTGGCTACTACAGTACGGTTCTTACAATCATAAAGGCGATGCAATGCGTGAAGCAAGGCTGCTGGTATGAAGACGATCCCGTTAGTTTGCTGCCTGGAGTTGGACTCAAAAGAATTACTGATTGTGAGTTCTCTGAAACAGGATTTCCCCTTGAGAAATCCCATTCCATGAATCTCGATAAGATTGGAaggctcaagttcaagcagtTAGAGCAAGTGGCCAGGAAGCTCAAtgtcgaaaaagagaaaattAAAGACTTTATTGGGGAGTGTCAAAAATTGCCAGTTTTGGATAATATTAGAGTTGAACCTCAGAGTGATCCTAACGAGCTTGTTATTACTGCGGTACACGCAAACCCCCGGCACAacagaaattttgaagtctaCTGTGAGAGGTTCCCCAAGACGCAGAAGGAATTGTGGTTTGTAATTGGGTATCAGGGAGAAGAATTAATGATGGTCAAAAGATTCCAGCCTCGTAGGAAGAACAATGGTGTCGCCATCAGTGGCGAGTTCGTGGTAGCTGAAGAGCTACATGGACAGACCTTGAGGTTTACCATTATCAATGACGCTCTCGACATCAAGTACGATTTCGAGCACACATTGGCGCGCTAA